A window from Acropora palmata chromosome 14, jaAcrPala1.3, whole genome shotgun sequence encodes these proteins:
- the LOC141865917 gene encoding serine palmitoyltransferase 1-like, producing MAGVEHCPTEGSPGSPYYFQLSYFTIYLTKGIEILEYYTKVPFYHVLFEAVLVIWIYRLITSKTFRFREQKIELTEKEEEELIEEWQPEPLVPATPTYDLDVITPKVVEGKPGHTLKIDDMECLNFATFNFLGFVGNDKIEDTAIKSLHRYGVGSCGPRGFYGTIDVHLELEERLAKYTRTEEAILYSYGFSTIASAIPAYSKRGDVVFCDKGVSFAIQKGLVASRSRVMWFEHNDMEDLERLLLEQKEKDEKNPKKASVTRRFLIVEGIYVNYGDIAPLPKLMELKYKYKVRIFIDESASFGVLGHTGRGLTEHFNVPIKEVDLVSVSMENSLATIGGFCCGTTFVVDHQRISGAGYCFSASLPPMLASAAIEALNIMEQKPDMFDDLREKAKLLHAELDGLQGLVCEGSEESPIKHLRLLEQLETIDDEEDKLKEIVAIALRNGVALTIARYLKDDEKFLPPPSIRVTVNVQLTKEEIKRGAQVIRQAAEQVFG from the exons ATGGCTGGTGTTGAGCACTGTCCGACGGAAGGTTCTCCTGGATCGCCTTATTACTTTCAGCTCTCTTACTTTACGATTTATCTGACCAAAGGAATAGAAATCCTAGAATACTACACGAAG GTTCCGTTTTATCATGTTCTTTTTGAAGCTGTTCTAGTTATATGGATCTATAGACTTATTACAAGCAAAACGTTTCGATTCAgagagcagaaaattgaacttacAGAAAAG GAAGAAGAGGAATTGATTGAAGAATGGCAGCCAGAGCCTCTGGTTCCTGCAACACCTACTTATGATTTAGATGTGATAACACCAAAAGTGGTTGAAGG AAAACCAGGGCACACCCTGAAAATAGATGACATGGAGTGCttgaattttgcaacatttaaCTTTCTTGGTTTTGTTGGAAATGACAAGATTGAG gaCACAGCCATCAAAAGTCTTCATCGCTATGGTGTGGGTTCTTGTGGGCCTCGTGGCTTTTATGGGACAATAG ATGTCCATTTAGAGTTAGAGGAAAGACTGGCGAAGTATACAAGAACTGAAGAAGCCATTCTGTATTCCTATGGATTTTCAACTATAGCTAGTGCAATTCCAGCTTATTCTAAAAGGGGGGATGTAGTTTTCTG TGATAAAGGAGTTTCATTTGCAATCCAGAAAGGACTGGTGGCCTCAAGAAGTCGCGTCATGTGGTTTGAGCACAATGACATGGAGGATCTTGAGAGACTGTTGTTagaacagaaagaaaaagacgaGAAG AATCCCAAGAAAGCAAGTGTAACACGCCGATTCTTGATTGTAGAAGGAATTTATGTCAACTATGGCGATATCGCTCCTCTTCCAAAGCTG ATGGAACTCAAGTACAAGTATAAAGTGAGAATCTTCATTGACGAGAGTGCATCATTTGGAGTTCTTGGACACACTGGTAGAGGATTGACAGAACATTTCAACGTTCCT ATCAAGGAAGTGGATTTGGTATCTGTATCTATGGAGAATTCACTGGCTACCATTGGTGGATTCTGCTGTGGGACAACATTTGTCGTTGATCATCAG AGGATTTCTGGAGCTGGTTACTGCTTTTCAGCATCATTGCCTCCTATGTTGGCATCAGCCGCTATTGAAGCACTGAATATTATGGAGCAAAAACCAG aCATGTTTGATGATCTCAGAGAAAAGGCCAAACTGCTTCATGCCGAGTTGGATGG ACTTCAGGGTCTGGTGTGTGAAGGATCAGAAGAGTCCCCAATCAAACATTTGAGGCTGTTGGAACAACTGGAAACCATTGATGATGAAGAAGATAAACTCAAGGAAATTGTAGCCATT GCTTTGAGGAATGGTGTTGCTCTTACAATTGCAAGATATCTGAAAGATGATGAGAAGTTTCTGCCACCTCCAAG CATCCGAGTCACTGTGAATGTACAGCTTACAAAGGAGGAAATTAAGCGTGGAGCTCAAGTTATCAGACAAGCAGCTGAACAAGTCTTCGGCTAA
- the LOC141865918 gene encoding histone H1.0-B-like: MSESPKKAAAKPKKPAKPAEHPKYSEMIKAALVALKERKGCSRQAIEKYIKENYKVGDNVGPHLKMALKKGVASGVLVQPKGTGASGSFKLSKAEKEAKPKKKPAKKPAAKKPVAKKPKAAAKKPKKPAAKKAAAKKPAAKKPAKKPASKKPATPKKSKTKKTPTKKPAAKKPAKKSPKKAKK, translated from the coding sequence ATGTCGGAATCTCCTAAGAAGGCTGCTGCCAAGCCAAAAAAGCCAGCGAAGCCCGCCGAGCATCCCAAATACAGCGAAATGATCAAGGCTGCGTTGGTAGCCCTGAAGGAACGCAAGGGTTGCTCTCGTCAAGCCATCGAGAAGTACATCAAAGAGAACTACAAGGTCGGTGACAATGTTGGGCCTCACTTGAAAATGGCACTGAAAAAAGGAGTAGCAAGCGGTGTCCTTGTTCAACCAAAAGGCACAGGAGCTTCGGGGTCCTTCAAACTCAGCAAAGCCGAGAAGGAAGCCAAGCCGAAGAAGAAGCCCGCCAAAAAACCCGCCGCCAAGAAGCCAGTCGCGAAGAAGCCTAAGGCGGCTGCCAAGAAACCCAAAAAGCCAGCAGCAAAGAAAGCAGCGGCTAAGAAGCCAGCGGCCAAGAAGCCAGCAAAGAAACCTGCTTCCAAAAAACCAGCAACCCCAAAGAAGTCGAAGACAAAGAAGACACCGACAAAGAAACCAGCAGCTAAGAAGCCTGCCAAGAAGTCGCCAAAGAAAGCGAAGAAGTAA
- the LOC141866834 gene encoding histone H3, whose translation MARTKQTARKSTGGKAPRKQLATKAARKSAPATGGVKKPHRYRPGTVALREIRRYQKSTELLIRKLPFQRLVREIAQDFKTDLRFQSSAVMALQEASEAYLVGLFEDTNLCAIHAKRVTIMPKDIQLARRIRGERA comes from the coding sequence ATGGCCCGTACCAAGCAAACAGCCCGTAAATCCACCGGAGGAAAAGCTCCCCGTAAACAACTTGCCACCAAAGCAGCTCGCAAGAGCGCGCCAGCCACTGGTGGAGTGAAGAAGCCGCATCGTTACCGACCTGGTACAGTCGCACTTCGTGAGATCCGTCGGTACCAGAAATCCACTGAGTTGTTGATCCGCAAGCTTCCTTTCCAACGACTTGTCCGAGAAATCGCTCAAGACTTCAAGACCGATCTCCGCTTCCAGAGTTCCGCAGTCATGGCACTTCAGGAAGCCAGCGAGGCCTACCTTGTTGGTTTGTTTGAAGATACCAACTTGTGCGCCATTCAtgccaagcgtgttaccatcatgcccAAAGACATCCAGCTGGCTCGCCGAATCCGCGGAGAAAGAGCCTAA